A region from the Sulfitobacter sp. D7 genome encodes:
- a CDS encoding RidA family protein, with product MTEIKRHHTNTRMSQIVEHGEVIYLAGQVGTAGADVAQQTQDCLDKVDALLAEVGSDKTRILQSTIWLADMADFAAMNAVWDAWVPEGNAPARACGESKLATPEYLVEVLVIAAKA from the coding sequence ATGACCGAGATCAAACGCCATCACACCAACACCCGCATGAGCCAAATTGTCGAGCATGGCGAAGTGATCTACCTTGCCGGTCAGGTCGGCACGGCAGGTGCGGATGTGGCCCAGCAAACCCAAGATTGCCTTGATAAGGTCGACGCCCTGCTGGCCGAGGTCGGCAGCGACAAGACCCGCATCCTGCAATCGACCATCTGGCTGGCCGACATGGCCGATTTCGCGGCGATGAACGCCGTTTGGGATGCTTGGGTGCCCGAAGGCAACGCCCCCGCCCGCGCCTGTGGCGAATCCAAACTCGCCACGCCAGAATATCTGGTCGAAGTGCTGGTGATCGCGGCCAAAGCCTGA
- the cobD gene encoding threonine-phosphate decarboxylase CobD: protein MMQQPDQRDHGGGVDAAAARFGGQRAEWIDLSTGINPQPYPIPALPAEAWNALPDAAAQTALVDAARAFWKVPADAALLAVPGASSAIARIPALAPKGRVRIPGPTYNEHAASFAENGWQVVEEGDTHAAVHVHPNNPDGRLWDAAEVTAPLSIIDESFCDITPDATLMAQATTPGTLILKSFGKFWGLAGLRLGFVIGDPALVARLGQMLGPWPVSGPALHIGAAALRDGAWAEATRVRLATDATRLDTLMTEAGAQTVGGTPLFRLYEVDDAQAWQERLAQHHIWTRVFPYNPRWLRLGLPPAEGWSRLERVLA from the coding sequence ATGATGCAACAGCCAGATCAGCGCGACCACGGCGGCGGTGTCGATGCGGCAGCGGCGCGTTTCGGCGGGCAGCGGGCGGAGTGGATCGACCTGTCGACCGGGATCAATCCGCAGCCCTACCCGATCCCCGCCCTGCCTGCTGAAGCGTGGAACGCGCTTCCCGATGCCGCAGCGCAAACCGCGCTTGTGGATGCCGCCCGTGCCTTTTGGAAGGTGCCAGCGGATGCTGCGCTGCTGGCCGTGCCGGGTGCATCCTCGGCCATTGCGCGCATCCCGGCGCTGGCACCGAAGGGCCGCGTGCGCATCCCCGGCCCGACCTACAATGAACATGCCGCAAGCTTTGCCGAGAACGGCTGGCAGGTGGTCGAAGAGGGTGACACTCACGCCGCCGTCCATGTGCACCCCAACAACCCCGACGGGCGGCTTTGGGATGCGGCAGAGGTCACCGCCCCCCTCAGCATCATCGACGAGAGCTTTTGCGACATCACGCCTGATGCCACCCTCATGGCGCAGGCCACGACACCCGGCACGCTGATCCTCAAAAGCTTTGGCAAGTTCTGGGGGCTGGCCGGGCTGCGGCTGGGCTTTGTCATCGGCGATCCGGCCTTGGTGGCACGGCTTGGCCAGATGCTCGGCCCTTGGCCGGTAAGCGGACCGGCATTGCATATTGGCGCGGCGGCCTTGCGGGATGGCGCTTGGGCCGAGGCCACGCGGGTCCGGCTGGCGACTGACGCCACCCGTCTCGACACATTGATGACCGAAGCGGGGGCGCAAACCGTCGGCGGCACTCCGCTTTTCCGGCTTTATGAGGTCGATGACGCGCAAGCTTGGCAGGAACGCCTCGCCCAGCATCACATCTGGACCCGCGTCTTCCCCTATAACCCACGCTGGCTGCGCCTCGGCCTGCCCCCCGCCGAGGGTTGGTCGCGGTTGGAGCGGGTGCTGGCATGA
- the mnmH gene encoding tRNA 2-selenouridine(34) synthase MnmH, with product MTPCTLTALSDLATLDVDTIIDVRAPMEFAEDHLPGAINLPVLSDAQRAEVGTIYKQVSPFDARKIGGALVAQNTGHHLQTALADKGGSWQPLVYCWRGGQRSGAFSTILDQVGWRVQLLRGGYRSYRRLVVAALYDTPMPHRLMLIEGGTGTAKTRLLHHLAKAGAQVLDLEGLAQHRGSLFGAVDGGQPHQKMFESRLAQALTPLDPAQVTWVEAESSKIGNITLPPALWAAMRAAPRVEIAAPLAARADFLCRAYDDLTTDPALLDDRIDRLRPYHSAETIAAWQTQARAGDWAMLAEGLIGQHYDPRYAKAASRNPAPIERLTLDRLDDTSLAETAAALNTRFTSGA from the coding sequence ATGACCCCCTGCACCCTCACCGCCCTGTCGGACCTCGCCACGCTCGACGTTGATACCATCATCGACGTGCGCGCCCCAATGGAGTTTGCCGAGGATCATCTGCCCGGCGCGATCAATCTGCCCGTGCTGTCGGATGCCCAGCGGGCCGAGGTCGGCACCATCTACAAACAAGTCAGCCCTTTTGACGCCCGCAAGATCGGTGGGGCGCTGGTGGCGCAGAACACGGGCCACCATTTGCAAACGGCACTGGCAGACAAAGGCGGCAGTTGGCAGCCGCTGGTCTATTGCTGGCGCGGCGGGCAGCGGTCGGGCGCATTTTCTACGATCCTTGATCAGGTCGGCTGGCGCGTGCAACTGCTGCGCGGTGGCTATCGCAGCTATCGGCGGTTGGTGGTCGCGGCGCTCTACGACACGCCCATGCCGCACCGGCTGATGTTGATCGAAGGCGGCACCGGCACGGCCAAGACGCGGCTACTGCACCATCTGGCAAAGGCAGGCGCGCAGGTGCTTGACCTCGAAGGGCTGGCACAACATCGCGGGTCGCTGTTTGGCGCGGTGGACGGCGGCCAACCGCATCAGAAAATGTTTGAATCCCGTCTGGCCCAAGCCCTCACGCCGCTCGACCCGGCGCAGGTAACCTGGGTCGAAGCGGAAAGCAGCAAGATCGGTAACATCACCCTGCCCCCCGCCCTCTGGGCCGCGATGCGCGCAGCTCCGCGGGTTGAGATCGCCGCCCCGCTCGCCGCGCGGGCGGATTTTCTCTGTCGGGCCTATGACGACCTGACGACGGACCCTGCTTTGCTGGATGACCGCATCGACAGGCTGCGCCCCTATCACAGCGCAGAGACCATCGCGGCATGGCAAACCCAAGCCCGCGCGGGCGATTGGGCCATGCTTGCCGAAGGGCTGATCGGCCAACACTACGACCCGCGCTATGCCAAAGCCGCCAGCCGCAATCCCGCGCCGATAGAGCGGCTGACGCTCGACAGACTCGACGATACCTCCTTGGCCGAGACCGCCGCCGCGCTGAACACCCGGTTTACGTCAGGCGCATAG
- a CDS encoding rhodanese-like domain-containing protein, translating to MALKKTAAQMVSEARARIEEIDSIEAIAMLDDENVQFVDLRDPRERERTGFIPGAFHCPRGMLEFWVDPDSPYFKEVFAQDKKFVFHCASGWRSAISVATLQDMGFDAAHLKDGFGGWEKAGGPKEGGPEAGGKAEKA from the coding sequence ATGGCCCTCAAGAAAACCGCCGCCCAAATGGTCTCTGAGGCCCGTGCCCGGATCGAAGAGATCGACAGCATTGAGGCCATCGCCATGCTGGACGACGAAAACGTGCAATTCGTCGACCTGCGCGATCCCCGCGAACGCGAGCGTACCGGGTTTATCCCCGGTGCGTTCCACTGCCCACGCGGGATGTTGGAGTTTTGGGTCGACCCCGACAGCCCCTACTTCAAAGAGGTCTTTGCCCAAGACAAGAAATTCGTCTTTCACTGCGCCTCGGGCTGGCGCTCGGCCATCTCGGTCGCGACACTGCAAGACATGGGCTTTGACGCGGCGCACCTAAAGGACGGTTTTGGCGGTTGGGAAAAAGCAGGCGGCCCAAAAGAGGGCGGCCCAGAAGCAGGCGGAAAGGCTGAGAAGGCCTGA
- the cbiB gene encoding adenosylcobinamide-phosphate synthase CbiB, with product MSTAAVLALAMLLDAALGEPEWLWRRLAHPAVLMGRLIGSGDRRLNHGHSRRAKGVALLLALMIGMACLGWVLSLLGPPAEIIIAAILLAQRSLVEHLRAVADGLRQSLPTGRRAVAMIVSRDTGEMPPDAVARSAIESGAENLSDGIIAPAFWFLLGGLPGLLVYKIVNTADSMIGYRTPRYADFGWAAARMDDLLNLAPARLTALLIALPGGVLHHWRNIRADAALHRSPNAGWPEAAMARAIGVALAGPRSYDGKVQQFPWVHGAGARVIGPQEIDAAITRLWQAWLVMWAIALVLACL from the coding sequence ATGAGCACGGCGGCGGTCCTTGCGCTGGCCATGCTGCTCGACGCGGCCCTTGGAGAACCGGAATGGCTCTGGCGGCGCTTGGCGCATCCGGCGGTGCTGATGGGGCGGCTGATCGGCTCTGGGGATCGTCGGTTGAACCACGGCCATTCGCGGCGTGCCAAGGGCGTGGCGCTGCTGCTGGCGCTGATGATCGGGATGGCGTGCCTTGGCTGGGTGCTGAGCCTTCTTGGCCCACCGGCCGAGATCATCATCGCCGCGATCCTGCTGGCGCAACGCTCCCTCGTTGAGCACCTGCGCGCGGTGGCGGACGGACTGCGCCAATCGCTGCCCACAGGCCGCCGCGCGGTGGCGATGATCGTCAGCCGCGACACTGGCGAGATGCCCCCAGACGCCGTGGCACGCTCGGCCATCGAAAGCGGCGCGGAAAACCTCAGCGATGGCATCATCGCGCCTGCCTTTTGGTTTCTGCTGGGCGGACTGCCGGGGCTGCTGGTCTATAAAATCGTCAACACCGCCGACAGTATGATCGGCTACCGCACCCCGCGCTATGCGGATTTCGGCTGGGCTGCGGCGCGGATGGATGACCTGCTGAACCTCGCCCCCGCACGGCTGACCGCGCTGCTCATCGCGCTCCCCGGCGGGGTTTTGCACCACTGGCGCAACATTCGGGCAGATGCGGCGCTGCACCGTTCGCCCAACGCCGGTTGGCCGGAAGCCGCCATGGCGCGGGCCATAGGTGTGGCCCTCGCCGGTCCGCGCAGCTATGATGGGAAGGTGCAGCAGTTTCCTTGGGTGCACGGCGCGGGGGCGCGCGTCATCGGACCTCAGGAGATCGATGCGGCCATCACCCGCCTCTGGCAGGCATGGTTGGTGATGTGGGCAATCGCCCTAGTTCTGGCCTGTCTGTGA
- the def gene encoding peptide deformylase encodes MSVLEVLRWPDPRLAEICAPIEEITPEIEQLAADKLETMYATPGRGLAGPQVGAMLRLFVMDAGWKENKSDPLVCINPMFQEIGEERVTNTEGCLSIPGISTDISRPSQVQMVWTGLNGGRYVQSFEGAAALIAQHEMDHLDGVVTFDHLDAETRAAKIAEFEAQ; translated from the coding sequence ATGAGTGTGCTAGAGGTTCTCCGCTGGCCCGACCCACGTCTGGCCGAGATCTGCGCGCCGATTGAAGAAATCACGCCTGAGATCGAGCAGCTTGCTGCCGATAAGTTGGAAACGATGTATGCCACCCCGGGGCGCGGCTTGGCCGGGCCGCAAGTCGGCGCGATGCTGCGCCTGTTTGTGATGGATGCGGGCTGGAAAGAGAATAAATCGGACCCACTGGTTTGCATCAACCCGATGTTTCAAGAGATCGGCGAAGAGCGTGTGACCAATACCGAAGGCTGCCTGAGCATCCCCGGCATCAGCACCGACATTTCCCGTCCGTCGCAGGTGCAGATGGTTTGGACCGGGCTGAATGGGGGCCGCTATGTGCAGAGCTTTGAGGGCGCTGCCGCGTTGATCGCGCAGCATGAGATGGACCACCTTGATGGCGTGGTGACATTCGATCATCTGGATGCGGAAACCCGCGCTGCCAAGATTGCGGAGTTTGAAGCCCAATGA
- a CDS encoding glutathione S-transferase family protein: protein MGLLVDGKWQDKWYDTKSSGGKFERAAAKFRNWVTADGSAGPSGDGGFKAESGRYHLYVSYACPWAHRALIFRQLKGLEDHIGVSVVHPDMLGEGWTFDGDFPGATGDTLFGLPYARDIYTRADPNFTGRVTVPILWDKERETIVSNESAEIIRMFNSAFDELTGNSDDYHPAALHDRIKEVNARVYDTLNNGVYKSGFATTQEAYDAAVHPLFDTLDWIEDILSQNRYLAGDKMTEADWRLFTTLVRFDKVYHLHFKCNRKRIVDYQNIWAYTRELYQVPGVAETVNFDHIVRHYHYSHDTINPHRIIPINPVLDFDAPHGRG from the coding sequence ATGGGCCTATTGGTTGACGGAAAATGGCAAGACAAATGGTATGATACCAAATCCTCAGGCGGCAAGTTTGAGCGCGCCGCAGCGAAGTTTCGCAACTGGGTAACCGCCGATGGCAGCGCCGGCCCCAGCGGCGACGGCGGGTTCAAAGCAGAATCGGGCCGCTATCACCTCTATGTCAGCTATGCCTGCCCTTGGGCGCATCGCGCGCTGATCTTCCGCCAATTGAAGGGGCTGGAGGATCACATCGGCGTGTCGGTCGTACACCCCGATATGCTGGGCGAAGGCTGGACCTTTGATGGTGACTTCCCCGGCGCCACTGGCGATACCCTCTTTGGCCTGCCCTATGCCCGCGACATCTATACCCGTGCCGATCCCAATTTCACGGGCCGCGTCACCGTGCCGATCCTCTGGGACAAAGAGCGCGAGACCATCGTGAGCAACGAGAGCGCCGAGATCATCCGCATGTTCAACAGCGCCTTTGATGAGCTGACCGGCAACAGCGATGACTACCACCCCGCCGCGCTGCACGACCGCATCAAAGAGGTGAACGCCCGCGTCTATGACACGCTGAACAATGGCGTCTACAAATCCGGTTTCGCCACCACGCAGGAGGCCTATGACGCCGCCGTGCATCCGCTCTTCGACACATTGGATTGGATCGAAGACATCCTATCGCAAAACCGCTACCTTGCAGGCGACAAGATGACCGAGGCCGACTGGCGGCTCTTCACCACGCTGGTGCGCTTCGACAAGGTCTATCACCTGCACTTCAAGTGTAACCGCAAACGGATCGTCGATTACCAGAACATCTGGGCCTATACGCGCGAACTCTATCAGGTGCCGGGCGTGGCCGAGACGGTGAACTTCGACCATATCGTGCGGCACTACCACTACAGCCACGACACGATTAACCCGCATCGGATCATCCCGATCAACCCGGTGCTGGATTTCGACGCGCCGCACGGGCGCGGCTGA
- a CDS encoding lytic murein transglycosylase produces the protein MRPTFLAATLAALTLPATAFAQTACGGDFSSFIADAKAEAVANGADPATADQFFAGLRQDPAVLRADQAQGVFQKPFIEFSRHLISENRINRGRAMAEKYDAVFDRVEAEYGVSRGVLLAFWAFETDYGAIQGDFNTANALATLAHDCRRPELFRPQLFAALELFERGEFDPATTTGAWAGEIGMVQMLPRDIIENGVDGDGDGEVSLKTSAPDALLSGAKMLQSLGWRAGEPWLAEVTLPQDFDWSQSGLETTKSVSEWQAMGVSPRNGPLAEGLTASVLLPQGRGGPAFIAYPNFRVYFEWNQSFTYVMTAAYFATRLEGAQVFDAGNPQPGLSGDAMKTLQRKLQSMGYDVGDVDGILGSGTRAAVRAEQKRLGMPVDGWPTPDLLNQL, from the coding sequence ATGCGCCCCACTTTTCTAGCCGCCACCCTTGCGGCCCTCACCCTTCCCGCCACCGCCTTTGCGCAAACGGCCTGTGGCGGTGATTTCTCCAGCTTCATCGCCGATGCCAAAGCCGAAGCCGTGGCGAATGGCGCCGACCCCGCCACTGCCGATCAGTTTTTTGCAGGTCTGCGCCAAGACCCCGCCGTGCTGCGCGCCGATCAGGCGCAGGGGGTGTTTCAAAAGCCCTTCATCGAATTTTCGCGCCACTTGATCTCGGAAAACCGGATCAACCGGGGCCGCGCCATGGCCGAGAAATACGACGCGGTCTTTGACCGGGTTGAAGCCGAGTATGGCGTCAGCCGTGGCGTGCTGCTGGCCTTCTGGGCGTTTGAGACGGATTACGGCGCGATCCAAGGCGACTTTAACACCGCCAACGCGCTGGCCACGCTAGCCCATGACTGCCGCCGTCCTGAATTGTTCCGCCCACAGCTTTTCGCGGCGTTGGAGCTTTTCGAGCGCGGAGAATTCGACCCTGCCACCACCACCGGCGCATGGGCGGGCGAAATCGGCATGGTACAAATGCTGCCCCGCGACATCATCGAAAACGGTGTGGATGGCGACGGCGACGGCGAAGTCTCGCTGAAAACCTCTGCCCCTGATGCGCTGCTGTCGGGCGCCAAAATGCTACAAAGCCTCGGCTGGCGGGCGGGTGAGCCTTGGCTGGCCGAAGTCACCCTACCGCAAGACTTCGACTGGTCGCAAAGCGGGCTGGAGACCACCAAATCCGTTAGCGAATGGCAAGCGATGGGCGTGTCCCCCCGCAACGGGCCGCTGGCCGAGGGGCTGACCGCCTCGGTCCTGCTGCCACAAGGGCGCGGCGGGCCAGCCTTCATCGCCTACCCGAATTTTAGGGTCTATTTCGAATGGAACCAGAGCTTTACCTACGTCATGACCGCCGCCTATTTTGCCACACGGCTGGAAGGCGCACAGGTTTTCGATGCAGGCAATCCGCAACCGGGGCTTAGCGGCGACGCGATGAAGACACTTCAGCGCAAATTGCAATCCATGGGCTATGACGTGGGCGATGTGGATGGCATCCTCGGCTCTGGCACCCGCGCCGCCGTGCGCGCCGAACAGAAACGACTAGGCATGCCCGTCGATGGCTGGCCCACGCCTGATCTGCTGAACCAACTGTAA
- the def gene encoding peptide deformylase encodes MKRPILLHPDPRLKKAAAPVTDLSDELRVLGDDMLTTMYDAPGIGLAAPQIGVLSRVIVLDCVKEEGEAPRPLLMFNPEIVASSDDLSTYEEGCLSIPEQYADVTRPAEVEVRWLDRDGKEQQEAFDGLWATCVQHEIDHLDGKLFIDYLKPLRRQMITRKMVKLKRELARE; translated from the coding sequence ATGAAACGCCCGATCCTTTTGCACCCCGACCCACGGCTCAAGAAAGCCGCAGCCCCCGTCACTGATCTCAGCGACGAGTTGCGCGTGCTGGGCGATGATATGTTGACCACCATGTATGACGCGCCGGGCATCGGCCTTGCCGCGCCGCAGATCGGCGTGCTGAGCCGTGTCATCGTGCTCGATTGCGTCAAAGAAGAGGGCGAAGCGCCGCGCCCGCTGTTGATGTTCAACCCTGAGATCGTGGCTTCTTCGGATGACCTCAGCACCTATGAGGAAGGCTGCCTGAGCATTCCTGAGCAATACGCCGATGTGACCCGCCCGGCTGAGGTTGAGGTCCGCTGGCTCGACCGCGACGGCAAAGAGCAGCAGGAGGCGTTTGACGGCCTCTGGGCAACCTGTGTGCAGCATGAGATTGACCACCTCGATGGAAAGCTGTTCATTGACTACCTCAAGCCCCTGAGGCGCCAGATGATCACCCGCAAGATGGTCAAGCTCAAGCGTGAGCTGGCGCGCGAATGA
- a CDS encoding MalY/PatB family protein — protein MSFDDIIDRRGTHCAKWDKMEAIYGVPADSGIAMWVADMDFRPPQVVQDALQAQIDHGVHGYFGDDSEYLAAIQWWMENRHGWKVDADAIFTTHGLVNGTAMCVDAFTQPGDGVVLFTPVYHAFARVINAAERRVVECPLTNASGRYEMDFDAYDALMTGDEKMVILCSPHNPGGRVWSREELQGVADFAKRHDLVLVSDEIHHDLVMPGHKHIPMAHIGGIEDRLVMMTATTKTFNIAGGHTGNVIIHDPKLRQRFAQRMAALGVSANSFGLIMATAAYSPEGAAWVDELTAYLDGNRQIFDDAVNAIPGLGSMPLESTYLAWVDFSGTGMDPAEFQKRVEKSAAIAANHGATFGTGGESFLRFNLATPRARVEEACDRLVKAFSDLQ, from the coding sequence ATGAGCTTTGACGACATCATCGACCGGCGCGGCACCCATTGTGCGAAATGGGACAAGATGGAAGCGATCTATGGCGTGCCCGCGGACAGCGGCATCGCCATGTGGGTGGCCGACATGGATTTCCGCCCCCCGCAGGTGGTGCAGGACGCGCTTCAGGCCCAGATCGACCACGGGGTGCACGGGTATTTCGGCGACGACAGCGAATACCTTGCCGCGATCCAATGGTGGATGGAAAACCGTCACGGCTGGAAGGTCGACGCCGATGCGATCTTTACCACCCACGGTCTGGTGAACGGCACCGCGATGTGCGTTGATGCGTTCACGCAGCCCGGCGATGGCGTCGTGCTGTTCACCCCGGTCTATCACGCCTTCGCCCGCGTGATTAACGCCGCCGAGCGGCGCGTGGTAGAATGCCCGCTGACCAATGCCTCGGGCCGCTACGAGATGGATTTCGACGCCTATGACGCCCTGATGACCGGGGATGAGAAAATGGTGATCCTCTGCTCGCCGCATAACCCCGGCGGGCGTGTCTGGAGCCGCGAAGAACTGCAAGGCGTGGCCGATTTCGCCAAGCGGCACGATCTGGTGCTGGTCTCGGATGAAATCCACCACGATCTGGTGATGCCGGGGCACAAGCACATCCCCATGGCGCATATCGGCGGAATCGAAGACCGTCTGGTGATGATGACCGCCACGACCAAGACTTTCAACATCGCCGGCGGCCATACCGGGAACGTCATCATTCACGACCCCAAGCTGCGCCAACGCTTCGCCCAGCGCATGGCGGCTTTGGGCGTCTCGGCGAACTCCTTCGGGCTGATCATGGCAACGGCGGCCTATTCCCCCGAGGGTGCAGCGTGGGTGGATGAACTGACCGCCTATCTGGACGGAAACCGGCAGATCTTCGATGACGCGGTGAACGCGATTCCGGGGCTAGGTTCGATGCCGCTGGAATCGACCTATCTGGCTTGGGTGGACTTTTCGGGCACAGGGATGGACCCGGCGGAGTTTCAGAAACGTGTCGAGAAAAGCGCCGCCATCGCAGCCAACCACGGCGCCACCTTCGGCACCGGGGGCGAAAGCTTCCTGCGCTTCAACCTCGCCACGCCACGCGCGCGGGTCGAGGAAGCTTGCGACCGGCTCGTCAAAGCTTTCAGCGATCTACAATAA
- the def gene encoding peptide deformylase: MTLRRYVAWPDKRLRSPAEPIEAVTDEIRTLWDDMIETMDAMPGVGLAAPQIGVMLQVAVVDASEARNKRIRLANPVIIDASAVLHPYEEASPNLPGFSAVIRRPRGVKVRFLDETGAEVERDFVGLEAVSVQHQIDHLAGKMYFDNLSKTKRDMLLRKARKLGG, encoded by the coding sequence ATGACCCTACGCCGCTACGTTGCATGGCCCGACAAACGCCTACGCAGCCCCGCCGAACCCATTGAGGCGGTGACGGATGAAATTCGCACCCTTTGGGACGATATGATCGAGACGATGGACGCCATGCCCGGCGTCGGCCTTGCCGCGCCGCAGATTGGGGTGATGTTGCAGGTCGCGGTGGTCGATGCCTCCGAGGCACGCAACAAGCGCATCCGTTTGGCAAACCCGGTGATTATAGACGCCTCTGCCGTGCTGCACCCTTATGAGGAAGCCAGCCCGAACCTGCCCGGTTTCAGCGCCGTGATCCGCCGCCCTCGCGGCGTGAAGGTGCGGTTCCTTGATGAGACGGGGGCAGAGGTCGAACGCGATTTCGTCGGGCTGGAGGCGGTCAGTGTCCAACACCAGATCGACCATCTGGCGGGCAAGATGTATTTCGATAACCTCAGCAAAACCAAGCGCGACATGCTGTTGCGCAAGGCGCGCAAACTGGGCGGCTGA